Proteins encoded by one window of Desulfatibacillum aliphaticivorans DSM 15576:
- a CDS encoding ectoine synthase: MLVRQLDDILGTDADVKGETGTWASRRLLLKKDGMGFSLHDTIIYPGTETHLWYKNHLEAVYCIHGKGEIELVPSGELIPIRPGTMYALDKHDEHLLRASEELRLVCVFNPPLTGREDHDEDGAYPVLDD; this comes from the coding sequence ATGTTAGTCAGGCAGTTGGATGATATTTTGGGAACCGACGCAGACGTTAAAGGCGAAACCGGAACCTGGGCCAGCCGCCGTCTTTTGCTGAAAAAGGACGGCATGGGCTTTTCGCTGCACGACACCATCATATATCCTGGAACCGAGACGCACCTTTGGTACAAAAATCATTTGGAAGCCGTGTACTGCATTCACGGAAAGGGCGAGATCGAACTGGTTCCTTCCGGGGAATTGATTCCCATCCGGCCCGGAACCATGTATGCCTTGGACAAGCACGACGAACACCTGCTCAGGGCCAGCGAGGAGTTGAGGCTGGTGTGCGTATTCAACCCTCCGCTTACGGGCCGGGAGGACCATGACGAGGATGGGGCCTATCCCGTTCTGGACGATTAA
- a CDS encoding YitT family protein — MVSDTCSDNQSRGMAYSPAWNMFLIFAGSLIAVAALKGIAVHQHLVPGGVFGLALLIHYAGAGISAGILFMLLNIPLAILGYLNISKRFILYSIWAMAVSTIAYEVMDFNFGIENPIYASIACGGIMGFGMGVVLRTLGSNGGMDIAAIILNRKYNIGIGKTYFVFNLLLFCASAAVINHDLVVGSILTVFVASVTIDYVLSMFSNRKMVMIISQEAQCIVDDIMTHLKQGATMLQGQGCYSRTPRPVIMTITNNVQLRRLEEIVFTKDPQAIFIVENTFAVLGSSFTKRKLY; from the coding sequence ATGGTGAGCGATACCTGCTCTGACAATCAAAGCCGGGGCATGGCCTATTCCCCGGCGTGGAATATGTTTTTGATTTTTGCCGGCTCTTTGATCGCCGTGGCCGCGCTCAAGGGCATTGCAGTGCATCAGCATTTGGTCCCCGGCGGCGTGTTCGGCCTGGCCTTGCTGATTCATTACGCCGGGGCGGGGATCAGCGCCGGCATCCTGTTCATGCTGTTGAACATCCCCCTGGCCATTCTGGGTTATCTGAACATAAGCAAACGATTCATCCTATACAGCATATGGGCCATGGCCGTCTCCACCATTGCCTATGAAGTCATGGATTTTAATTTCGGAATAGAAAACCCCATTTACGCCAGCATCGCCTGCGGAGGGATTATGGGTTTTGGGATGGGCGTTGTGCTCAGGACCTTAGGCTCCAACGGAGGCATGGATATCGCCGCGATTATCCTGAATCGAAAATACAACATCGGCATCGGCAAGACCTATTTTGTGTTTAATTTGCTTTTGTTTTGCGCCAGCGCCGCGGTGATAAACCACGACCTGGTCGTTGGCTCCATACTAACGGTGTTCGTGGCTTCCGTGACCATTGACTATGTCCTGTCCATGTTTTCCAACCGGAAAATGGTGATGATCATTTCCCAGGAGGCTCAATGCATTGTGGACGACATCATGACCCATCTGAAGCAAGGCGCCACCATGCTTCAGGGGCAAGGGTGCTACTCCCGCACGCCCCGTCCGGTGATCATGACCATCACCAACAACGTGCAATTAAGAAGGCTGGAGGAGATCGTCTTTACCAAAGACCCCCAGGCCATTTTCATCGTGGAAAACACCTTCGCGGTCCTTGGCAGCAGCTTTACAAAACGCAAGTTATATTAA
- a CDS encoding aspartate kinase codes for MKFHTVEKIGGTSMSRFKDVLDNVLVGNRKESELYQRIIVVSAYAGLTDLLLEHKKTREPGVYGLFVDDNASSWAWGDAISKVGEKMLSINAELEPLGLDLDQADLFVKERIEGVRSCLLDLHRLCSYGHFQLSEHLLTIRELLSAIGEAHSAYNTTMILQDKGVNARFVDLTGWREEENWGFTEKVKKFFDGTNYDEELPIVTGYTQCKEGLMHTYDRGYSEITFSKVAVVTQAREAIIHKEFHLSSADPKMVGAEKVQTIGRTNYDVADQLADLGMEAIHPGAAKGLRNSGIDLRIKNTFEPDHPGTLITNDYVSESPCVEIIAGRTGLTEVRFMDQDMVGLTGYDQKLCKDLDDRDLRYVAKTTSANTIVHYFPVSMKRAGDLVRSWKKKYPEADIDMGPVAMVSPIGSNMAAPGLMARATTALDEAGVYVIAMQKDRRNVEAKFIVPESDLQQTVKVLHRVLVEECAL; via the coding sequence ATGAAATTCCATACCGTGGAAAAAATCGGCGGAACCTCCATGTCCCGATTCAAGGACGTGCTGGACAACGTCCTTGTAGGAAACCGTAAGGAATCGGAATTGTACCAGCGGATTATTGTCGTATCGGCTTACGCGGGCCTGACGGACTTGCTGTTGGAGCATAAAAAGACGCGCGAACCCGGGGTGTACGGGCTGTTTGTGGACGACAACGCCTCCTCCTGGGCCTGGGGCGACGCCATCTCCAAGGTCGGCGAAAAGATGCTTTCCATCAACGCCGAACTGGAGCCGCTGGGGTTGGACCTGGACCAGGCGGACCTCTTTGTCAAGGAGCGCATAGAAGGCGTCAGAAGCTGCCTGCTGGACCTGCATCGTTTATGTTCGTACGGGCATTTTCAGCTTTCAGAGCACTTGCTGACTATCCGGGAGCTTCTTTCCGCCATCGGCGAGGCTCATAGCGCCTACAACACCACGATGATTCTGCAGGATAAAGGCGTCAACGCCCGTTTTGTGGACCTGACCGGGTGGCGCGAGGAAGAGAATTGGGGGTTTACCGAGAAGGTCAAAAAGTTTTTTGACGGGACCAACTACGACGAGGAACTGCCCATAGTCACGGGATACACCCAGTGCAAGGAAGGCCTTATGCATACCTACGACCGCGGGTACAGCGAGATCACCTTCAGCAAGGTGGCCGTCGTAACCCAGGCGCGGGAAGCAATCATCCACAAGGAATTCCACCTTTCCAGCGCCGATCCGAAAATGGTGGGCGCGGAGAAAGTTCAGACCATCGGCCGCACCAATTACGACGTGGCCGATCAACTGGCGGACCTTGGCATGGAAGCCATCCATCCCGGGGCGGCTAAAGGGCTCAGGAACTCGGGCATTGACCTGCGCATCAAAAACACCTTTGAACCGGACCATCCCGGGACGCTCATCACCAACGATTATGTGAGCGAGTCCCCCTGCGTGGAAATCATTGCAGGAAGGACCGGCTTGACCGAAGTCCGGTTTATGGATCAGGACATGGTGGGCCTCACGGGATACGATCAGAAATTGTGCAAGGATCTGGATGACCGGGACTTGCGCTATGTGGCGAAAACCACCAGCGCCAACACCATTGTGCATTATTTTCCCGTGTCCATGAAACGGGCCGGGGATCTTGTGCGGAGTTGGAAAAAGAAATATCCCGAAGCTGATATCGACATGGGACCGGTGGCCATGGTTTCTCCCATCGGCAGCAATATGGCTGCGCCAGGCCTGATGGCCAGAGCCACCACGGCCCTGGATGAGGCCGGCGTTTACGTCATTGCCATGCAAAAGGACCGGCGTAATGTGGAAGCCAAGTTCATCGTGCCGGAAAGCGATTTGCAGCAGACCGTCAAAGTTCTGCATCGGGTCCTGGTGGAGGAATGCGCCCTTTAA
- a CDS encoding B12-binding domain-containing radical SAM protein — MSAGTLDIGSLSRVLLLNPPASSPVLRDYYCSTRPKANYYWQPIDLLCLAAQLRGRARIMLLDAAAQQTPAKQVRKIIKAYQPEAVYCLASTLSFQEDMAFLQKIANEKTRVVIGGEAALAPDFPFEDFPFIDALALDFTAPELGEFILEGKASGRLRTRDRAPAPPPKGVEYSMGVPPHNLVDNALYKLPLWKGVFHSLLTDFGCPYKCSFCNSGLDGLGYKSRNLAEIEKELNLLKTLEARQIYLRDMTFGAELNRGMEVLNLLSRYSFALRGYLRADQVTPAFAKALKKGGFQMAQIGVESPSMIQRKALGKNISDEVFYQAFRLLREQGIEAGAHFIIGFEEDPPLAAMDCLTMAKKLNAAYCSINVIQDRLGARPNLLADSLRRPWFKLQSQAAMALYNAPKQAMFLFSKPW, encoded by the coding sequence ATGAGCGCCGGGACCCTGGACATAGGCTCCCTCTCCAGGGTGCTGCTGCTAAACCCGCCTGCGTCCTCGCCGGTCTTGCGGGATTACTACTGCTCCACCCGCCCCAAAGCCAATTACTACTGGCAGCCCATAGACCTCTTATGCCTGGCGGCCCAGCTTAGAGGCCGCGCCCGAATCATGCTCCTGGACGCCGCGGCCCAACAGACGCCCGCCAAACAGGTGCGGAAAATCATCAAGGCCTATCAGCCGGAGGCAGTCTATTGCCTGGCCTCCACCCTGTCCTTTCAAGAAGACATGGCCTTTCTTCAGAAAATCGCCAACGAAAAAACCCGCGTGGTTATAGGGGGGGAAGCCGCCCTTGCCCCGGATTTCCCCTTTGAGGATTTTCCTTTTATTGACGCCCTGGCCCTGGACTTCACCGCGCCGGAATTGGGCGAGTTTATCCTGGAAGGAAAGGCGTCTGGACGTTTGCGAACCAGGGATCGGGCGCCCGCCCCGCCGCCTAAAGGCGTTGAATACTCCATGGGAGTCCCCCCCCACAACCTGGTGGACAACGCCTTATACAAGCTGCCTTTATGGAAGGGAGTCTTCCATTCGCTGCTGACGGATTTCGGCTGCCCCTATAAATGCTCCTTTTGCAACTCAGGACTGGACGGCCTGGGATACAAATCCAGAAATCTTGCGGAAATCGAAAAGGAGCTTAATCTTCTGAAAACCCTGGAAGCCCGCCAAATTTACCTGAGGGACATGACCTTTGGGGCGGAATTGAACAGGGGTATGGAAGTATTGAATTTGCTTTCCCGCTATTCCTTCGCCTTGCGGGGCTATCTGCGGGCCGATCAAGTCACCCCGGCGTTTGCCAAGGCCCTGAAAAAAGGCGGGTTCCAAATGGCCCAGATCGGCGTGGAAAGCCCCTCTATGATACAGCGAAAGGCGCTCGGGAAAAACATTAGCGACGAGGTTTTTTACCAGGCTTTCAGGCTGCTTCGGGAACAAGGGATTGAGGCGGGCGCCCATTTTATCATCGGGTTTGAAGAGGACCCGCCCCTGGCCGCCATGGACTGCCTGACCATGGCGAAAAAACTGAACGCCGCCTATTGCTCCATCAACGTAATCCAGGACCGTTTGGGCGCCAGGCCCAACCTGCTCGCGGACTCGCTCCGCCGCCCCTGGTTCAAGCTCCAATCCCAGGCCGCCATGGCCCTTTACAACGCCCCCAAACAGGCAATGTTTCTCTTTAGCAAACCTTGGTGA
- the ectB gene encoding diaminobutyrate--2-oxoglutarate transaminase has product MRIFENYESRVRGYIRAFPVIFEKAYGSILTDTMGKEYIDFFAGAGTLNYGHNNESASNAMIEYLKGQGVVHGLDMATKAKERFLESLVYGILEPRNLQYKVQFTGPTGTNAVESALKLARMVKGRSNVVAFTNGYHGLSMGSLGVTGNTFYRDEAHISRSNVSFLPFDGYMGPDINTLDLFRKLLNDNSSGLDLPAAVILETIQAEGGVNVARPEWLAELAEICHEWDILLIVDDIQVGNGRSGDYFSFEESGIKPDLVTLSKAIGGGLPLALMLMRPDLDQWKPGEHTGTFRGNNLAFVAATENFKHWENNDLSDAVKYKGGVMKEELEKIAAKYPELEANVRGRGMIWGLEVPEKGLTSEVSSLCFEKGLVIELAGADDQVLKFLPPLIIDEETLRKGIAIVDEAIGEILDHKEERLKGEFVC; this is encoded by the coding sequence ATGCGTATATTTGAAAACTACGAGTCCCGAGTCAGGGGCTACATTCGCGCTTTTCCGGTAATTTTTGAAAAGGCATACGGTTCCATACTCACGGACACCATGGGTAAGGAGTACATTGATTTTTTCGCTGGAGCGGGAACCCTTAACTACGGCCACAACAACGAAAGCGCGTCCAACGCCATGATCGAGTATTTGAAAGGCCAGGGCGTGGTCCACGGATTGGACATGGCCACCAAGGCCAAGGAGCGTTTCCTGGAGAGCCTGGTTTACGGAATTTTGGAGCCTCGCAACCTGCAGTACAAAGTGCAGTTTACCGGCCCCACCGGCACCAATGCGGTGGAAAGCGCGCTCAAGCTGGCCCGTATGGTCAAAGGGCGTTCCAACGTCGTGGCGTTTACCAACGGATACCACGGACTTTCCATGGGCTCCCTAGGAGTGACGGGAAACACCTTTTATCGCGACGAAGCCCACATCAGCCGCAGCAACGTGAGCTTTCTGCCTTTTGACGGGTACATGGGGCCTGATATCAATACCTTGGATTTGTTCAGGAAGCTCCTGAACGATAACTCCAGCGGACTGGACCTGCCGGCAGCCGTGATTCTGGAAACCATTCAGGCGGAGGGCGGCGTGAACGTAGCCCGTCCCGAATGGCTGGCCGAACTGGCGGAAATTTGCCATGAATGGGACATCCTGCTGATCGTGGATGACATCCAGGTGGGCAACGGCCGCTCAGGGGATTATTTCAGCTTTGAAGAATCCGGAATCAAGCCGGACCTGGTCACCTTGTCCAAGGCCATTGGCGGGGGCCTGCCTTTGGCTCTCATGCTCATGCGGCCGGACCTGGACCAGTGGAAGCCCGGCGAGCATACGGGGACGTTCCGGGGCAACAATCTGGCCTTTGTGGCTGCGACGGAAAATTTCAAGCATTGGGAGAACAATGACCTGAGCGATGCCGTCAAGTACAAGGGCGGCGTCATGAAGGAAGAGTTGGAGAAAATCGCCGCCAAATACCCGGAACTGGAAGCCAACGTTCGCGGCCGGGGCATGATCTGGGGCCTGGAGGTTCCGGAAAAAGGCTTAACCAGCGAAGTCTCCAGCCTGTGCTTTGAAAAAGGCCTGGTGATCGAACTGGCCGGCGCCGACGATCAGGTTTTGAAATTCCTGCCCCCGCTGATTATTGATGAAGAAACTCTGCGTAAGGGCATCGCCATTGTGGATGAAGCCATCGGCGAGATTTTGGATCATAAAGAAGAACGTTTGAAGGGAGAGTTTGTATGTTAG